In a genomic window of Terriglobales bacterium:
- a CDS encoding PqqD family protein: MENRQIKYVARSTAIAARMLDGEMMIMSPVDSTFFSLNEVASAIWQAADGQTLLADIVDSRICSAFGIDRETALRDAEEFVEQLAKHGILRICTTPVANTPPSGVFHR, encoded by the coding sequence ATGGAGAACAGGCAAATCAAGTATGTGGCGCGCAGCACGGCGATTGCTGCGCGCATGCTGGACGGCGAAATGATGATCATGTCTCCCGTAGACTCCACCTTCTTTAGCCTGAACGAAGTTGCATCTGCGATTTGGCAGGCCGCCGATGGACAGACTCTACTCGCTGATATCGTGGACAGCAGAATCTGTTCAGCTTTCGGGATCGATCGCGAAACTGCCCTGCGCGATGCCGAAGAGTTTGTGGAGCAGCTCGCGAAGCATGGAATTCTGCGGATCTGCACCACTCCGGTCGCGAATACACCCCCATCGGGGGTATTCCATCGATGA
- a CDS encoding signal peptidase I, which yields MAGRVIQLRLSGTSMMPTLWPGDLVWVKPVKVEKLAPGDVILFLRENRIMAHRIVGMDAPAGELVIRTRGDTLPAGDLPVRGSEVLGLVTAAQRFGTGWAISRTPRLASRILSRIVRRSDRFRHLLFTLNLKLSHNTRARRAW from the coding sequence GTGGCGGGTAGGGTGATTCAGCTCCGGCTCAGCGGCACCAGCATGATGCCCACGCTCTGGCCCGGCGACCTGGTTTGGGTAAAGCCCGTCAAAGTGGAGAAACTTGCTCCTGGCGATGTGATTCTCTTTTTGCGCGAGAATCGCATTATGGCTCATCGCATCGTAGGAATGGATGCGCCTGCCGGTGAGCTTGTGATCCGTACGCGAGGCGATACTCTCCCAGCGGGCGATCTGCCGGTGCGTGGCTCAGAGGTTTTGGGGCTGGTAACTGCAGCTCAACGCTTTGGAACTGGATGGGCGATCTCTCGTACTCCGCGACTCGCTTCTCGGATTCTTTCACGGATTGTGCGGCGCTCGGACCGCTTTCGCCACCTGCTTTTCACCCTGAACCTTAAGCTCTCTCACAATACCCGTGCCCGGAGGGCCTGGTGA
- a CDS encoding radical SAM protein yields the protein MSLLEEINQRAIDLRVPLSVQLDVTYRCNERCIHCYLDHHDRGEMTTDEIIGVLDQLADAGTFFLTFSGGEVFLRRDFLKLVEHARQLLFNVKIKTNAVLIREAQAEQIRELGVDRVQISVYSHRPEVHDAITHLPGSLERTLRGVRLLTAHGVRVSIANVLMNRNIGDQAGVQELARELGVHYTVDPTITPHMDGDRTILSLRIPSTDLERILHDETLVGDVQEFCAPPAPVGADILDGYPCSAGHTFAYISPYAEVFPCVQFPLPCGNLRQQRFADIWKASQALNQVRSIRARDLEVCSECSHVGTCTRCPGLAYMEGNMRGPSSADCEKSWLRTGIRSANMIRKTEFRPSELVQIRCASPQESSLAS from the coding sequence ATGAGTCTGCTGGAGGAAATCAACCAGCGGGCGATTGATCTTCGCGTGCCGCTCTCCGTCCAGCTTGATGTCACCTACCGCTGCAACGAGCGTTGCATACACTGCTATCTCGATCACCATGACCGCGGCGAAATGACCACGGACGAGATCATCGGAGTGCTGGACCAACTCGCCGACGCCGGGACTTTCTTTCTAACTTTCAGTGGCGGCGAAGTTTTTTTGCGCCGCGACTTTCTGAAGCTGGTAGAGCATGCCCGTCAGCTGCTTTTCAATGTCAAGATCAAAACCAATGCAGTCCTCATCCGCGAAGCGCAAGCGGAGCAAATCCGGGAGCTGGGAGTGGATCGGGTACAGATCAGCGTCTATTCTCATCGCCCCGAAGTTCACGATGCCATAACCCACCTGCCCGGATCTCTAGAGCGCACTCTAAGAGGAGTACGCTTGCTGACGGCCCATGGAGTCCGCGTCTCAATCGCCAACGTGCTCATGAATCGGAATATAGGCGATCAGGCCGGGGTCCAGGAGCTGGCGCGTGAACTCGGCGTCCACTACACAGTTGACCCGACCATTACTCCGCATATGGATGGCGACCGCACCATCCTGAGTCTGCGCATTCCCAGCACGGATCTCGAGCGCATCCTGCATGACGAAACCCTGGTGGGCGACGTCCAGGAATTCTGTGCACCGCCTGCGCCGGTTGGAGCGGACATCCTGGACGGTTATCCTTGCAGCGCCGGCCACACATTCGCTTACATCTCGCCGTATGCTGAGGTCTTTCCCTGCGTGCAGTTCCCGCTCCCCTGCGGCAACCTTCGTCAGCAAAGATTCGCCGACATTTGGAAGGCCTCCCAGGCATTGAACCAGGTGCGATCCATTCGCGCACGCGATCTCGAGGTCTGCTCCGAATGCTCCCACGTTGGAACCTGCACTCGCTGTCCGGGATTGGCCTACATGGAAGGCAATATGCGCGGACCGTCATCGGCGGACTGTGAAAAATCCTGGCTGAGAACTGGCATTCGTTCCGCCAACATGATTCGCAAGACTGAATTCAGGCCCTCCGAGTTGGTTCAGATCCGATGCGCCTCGCCGCAGGAATCGTCCTTGGCCTCGTGA
- a CDS encoding DUF3857 domain-containing protein has product MPNSLPQSKPPATAEAEKKPDFSQEPFVIQDLKNQVWFERNGTGRRVMTAVILVNTELGVRQLGQLVFGYSSGNEKLDVDYVRIRKPDGSVITAGADAVQDLASAVVHTAPMYTDFRQKHITVPGLRPGDQLEYSITTTIETALAPNQFWFEYDFDREVIVLNEKLEITVPKDKPIKLKTEPGRDPEVHESGDYRIYTWANANLKHRTPEEIREDRRKRRRHFQEEQPSVQLTTFRSWQEVGAWYAPLQRERIQATPVLREKTAELIKDKKTDLEKIKAIYDFVAPEYRYVSLSFGLGRYQPHAAADIFTNRYGDCKDKHTLLEAMLAIAGIHADPVLINSRRRIDPDVPSPGQFDHVITLVTLGKQRVWLDSTTEVAPFQLLSFGLRHKQALWVPADGNGTLIETPSDSPVPNQQIIDVDAKIDDIGTLIANMHLTLRGDSELMFRYGFRSHPESEWKDLVKSAGGINGEISNLNVDNPTNTQKPFELRYTATVANYLDWSSKNPTFPVPLPKLSAPEIEGDEDEQPEQVELTGAPIEAVYRLKLEVPARYAVSIPLPALVSRDYASYAVTYKNEKNVITAERTLRLLRREIPRQRLDDYAAFRRVIESDQGQLVSLETSLAGASQLPQGLKADDLIAAGAAAMRNRNFPAAIESYKRATELEPKNKNAWIGLGTAYLSERKTADAIVAYRKVLEMNPYEARVNNGIAAAYAADHRWDESAAAFRKELEINPLDSAAHTGLAQVLLEQRKFSEALPELEKAASLEPRNAGTLTQLGRTYLEVGQQEKGLEALNKAVEIAPNSSTFNNVAYELARHKIELDRAQQYAESAVSEVAAQLRNVDVSRLRLEDYFYSGAIGSFWDTLGWVHFQRGNLEQAEKYITAAWLLTAHGESAYHLGRIYEAAGRKDDAIRLYASALAAKNSYPEAREVLTALLKNPKKVDEAIHNAAQNGLGIPAPRFDSTANGNAQADFAFVFENGPKIDGIKFLSGDEKLRSFASKLDSGKYPVAFPDGTPTKLVRRGTLSCGDKGCVVQLLDPEAVTSAD; this is encoded by the coding sequence GTGCCGAATAGCCTGCCGCAATCCAAGCCTCCGGCCACCGCCGAAGCCGAAAAGAAGCCGGATTTCTCTCAGGAGCCCTTCGTCATACAGGATCTGAAAAACCAGGTCTGGTTCGAGAGAAATGGTACCGGCCGGCGGGTGATGACCGCCGTCATTCTGGTCAATACCGAGCTGGGCGTGCGCCAACTCGGGCAATTGGTCTTCGGCTATAGCTCGGGCAATGAGAAGTTGGACGTCGATTACGTCCGCATACGCAAACCCGATGGCAGCGTCATCACCGCCGGCGCAGATGCCGTGCAGGACCTGGCGTCCGCCGTGGTGCATACGGCGCCCATGTATACCGACTTCCGCCAGAAGCACATTACTGTTCCGGGGCTGCGCCCTGGTGATCAGCTGGAATACAGCATCACCACGACCATCGAAACCGCCCTGGCTCCCAATCAGTTCTGGTTCGAGTACGACTTCGACCGCGAAGTCATTGTGCTCAATGAAAAGCTGGAGATCACGGTTCCCAAAGACAAACCTATCAAGCTCAAGACCGAGCCCGGCCGCGATCCCGAGGTTCACGAATCCGGCGACTACCGCATTTATACCTGGGCCAATGCCAATCTGAAGCACAGGACACCGGAGGAAATCCGCGAAGACCGCCGCAAGCGGCGCCGCCACTTCCAGGAAGAGCAGCCTAGCGTGCAGCTCACCACTTTCCGCAGCTGGCAGGAGGTGGGCGCCTGGTACGCGCCTTTGCAGCGGGAGCGCATCCAGGCCACTCCTGTGCTTCGCGAAAAGACCGCCGAGCTGATCAAAGATAAGAAGACCGACCTGGAAAAGATCAAAGCGATCTATGACTTCGTGGCACCGGAATATCGCTACGTGAGCCTTTCGTTTGGACTCGGCCGCTACCAGCCGCATGCCGCTGCCGACATCTTCACCAACCGCTACGGCGACTGCAAAGATAAGCACACGCTGCTGGAAGCGATGCTAGCCATCGCCGGCATTCATGCCGATCCCGTGCTCATCAACTCGCGGCGCAGAATCGATCCCGACGTGCCTTCGCCGGGACAGTTCGACCACGTCATCACCCTGGTCACGCTGGGCAAACAGCGGGTCTGGCTCGACAGCACCACCGAAGTAGCGCCCTTCCAGTTGCTCAGCTTCGGCCTGCGCCACAAGCAGGCGCTCTGGGTGCCGGCCGACGGCAACGGCACTCTCATCGAGACGCCTTCCGATTCGCCCGTTCCCAATCAGCAGATCATCGATGTCGATGCGAAGATCGACGACATAGGCACGCTGATTGCCAACATGCACCTTACCTTGCGCGGCGACTCGGAGCTGATGTTCCGCTACGGCTTTCGCAGCCATCCGGAATCGGAGTGGAAAGACCTGGTGAAGTCCGCGGGCGGCATCAACGGCGAGATTTCGAACTTGAACGTCGACAACCCCACCAACACGCAAAAGCCGTTTGAGCTTCGTTACACCGCTACCGTGGCGAATTATCTTGATTGGTCGAGCAAGAACCCAACCTTTCCCGTGCCCCTACCCAAGCTGTCAGCTCCCGAAATCGAGGGCGACGAAGACGAGCAGCCTGAGCAGGTTGAACTCACAGGCGCTCCGATCGAGGCGGTGTACAGGTTGAAGCTGGAAGTGCCCGCACGTTACGCGGTCAGCATTCCTCTGCCTGCCCTGGTGTCGCGTGACTATGCCAGCTATGCCGTCACTTACAAGAACGAGAAGAACGTCATCACCGCAGAGCGAACTCTGCGCCTGCTGCGGCGTGAGATTCCGCGCCAGCGGCTCGATGACTATGCCGCTTTTCGCCGCGTCATCGAATCCGACCAGGGACAGCTGGTCTCCCTCGAGACCTCACTGGCCGGCGCATCGCAACTGCCTCAAGGCCTCAAGGCGGATGACCTGATTGCCGCCGGCGCAGCGGCGATGCGCAACCGGAATTTCCCCGCTGCCATCGAGTCCTACAAACGTGCCACCGAGCTCGAGCCCAAGAACAAGAATGCCTGGATCGGCTTGGGCACCGCCTATCTTTCCGAGCGCAAGACCGCCGACGCCATCGTCGCTTACCGAAAAGTTCTCGAGATGAATCCCTATGAGGCGCGAGTGAACAATGGGATTGCCGCCGCTTACGCAGCCGATCACCGCTGGGATGAGTCAGCGGCTGCCTTTCGCAAGGAGCTGGAGATCAATCCCCTGGATTCTGCAGCCCACACCGGACTGGCGCAGGTACTTCTCGAGCAGCGGAAATTTTCCGAGGCCCTGCCGGAACTCGAAAAAGCTGCATCCCTGGAGCCCCGCAATGCCGGAACTCTCACCCAACTGGGCCGCACTTACCTGGAAGTTGGTCAGCAGGAAAAAGGTCTGGAGGCGCTGAACAAGGCGGTCGAGATCGCACCCAATTCCAGCACTTTTAACAACGTTGCCTATGAACTGGCACGCCACAAGATCGAACTGGATCGCGCGCAACAATATGCCGAGTCTGCCGTCAGCGAGGTCGCAGCTCAGCTACGCAATGTGGATGTTTCCCGCCTCCGCCTGGAGGATTACTTCTATTCAGGCGCGATTGGTTCCTTCTGGGATACCCTGGGTTGGGTTCACTTCCAGCGCGGCAATCTGGAGCAGGCCGAAAAATACATCACTGCTGCCTGGTTGCTGACCGCGCACGGCGAGAGTGCCTATCACCTCGGCCGGATCTATGAAGCTGCCGGTCGCAAAGATGACGCCATCCGGCTTTACGCTTCCGCTCTGGCGGCAAAGAATTCTTATCCCGAAGCTCGCGAAGTCCTGACTGCCTTGCTCAAGAACCCTAAAAAAGTGGACGAGGCAATCCATAACGCCGCCCAGAATGGCCTGGGCATTCCCGCGCCCCGCTTTGACTCGACCGCCAACGGAAACGCGCAGGCCGACTTCGCCTTCGTTTTCGAGAACGGCCCCAAGATCGACGGCATCAAGTTTCTTTCTGGCGACGAAAAGCTGCGCAGCTTTGCTTCCAAGCTGGACAGCGGGAAATATCCGGTGGCGTTCCCCGACGGCACCCCCACCAAACTGGTCCGCCGGGGAACGCTCTCTTGCGGCGATAAAGGTTGCGTCGTGCAGTTGCTCGATCCCGAAGCGGTCACCTCCGCCGATTGA